A genomic window from Pseudogulbenkiania sp. MAI-1 includes:
- a CDS encoding diguanylate cyclase, translating into MVASLWFVLIAEEDRNHAAVERNAKTESANLVRAFGEYVVRTFNEVDEALLILRQAWLNDRSDFDQEVQFLQSAYSKSLLVQVAVIGPDGKLAYSNLDPNAKPVDLSDREHFRVHRHSSQDRLHISKPVKGRVSSRYSIQMTRPILGEHGRFEGVLVISLSPDYFKQFIESVDLGARGSIGLVGTDGIFRVRGSAGKLDAKAIGTAVPSDRPFLRPNAPPQGSFETKSTIDGIDRLVTYRRLDGYPMVVSITQPVEDIFAAHEQRWFRYRLVAGVISLLMVLGGALLARALHVQGQFRSRLLFVNNSLRTLNDITIQSSDTLQERLQKALELGCRHLGVEFGIVSHVIGDRYHVESCCAPPSANLKAGDEFELAQTYCAMTLNRSDVVAIHHMSDSEYAGHPCFDAFKLECYIGAPVWVGGELYGTVNFSSTRPYGRTFDRSDIEFVRLLGRWVGIAIAEERSLTKLRALATTDELTGVMRRGHFTEIAEKEFSRTRRYGCQLSMLLIDLDYFKRINDSFGHYSGDETLKRVAIVFQQVLRSCDILGRLGGEEFAVLLPNTPESEAQEVAERLRREVEKSTIQTLNGQIHLTVSIGVAELAAEDDFTTIYNRCDAALYEAKRRGRNCVVASSVFP; encoded by the coding sequence ATGGTCGCATCGCTCTGGTTTGTTCTAATCGCAGAAGAAGACCGCAATCACGCTGCTGTCGAGCGTAATGCCAAGACCGAGTCGGCCAATCTTGTCAGGGCCTTTGGTGAATACGTCGTTCGAACCTTCAATGAGGTCGACGAGGCGCTGCTGATCCTGCGTCAGGCATGGCTTAACGATCGATCCGATTTCGATCAGGAAGTCCAGTTTCTCCAGTCTGCCTACTCCAAGTCACTTCTGGTCCAGGTCGCGGTCATCGGTCCAGACGGAAAGCTCGCGTACTCCAATCTCGACCCGAACGCGAAACCGGTCGATCTGAGCGACCGTGAGCATTTCCGGGTGCATCGTCACAGCAGCCAGGACAGGCTTCATATTAGCAAACCCGTAAAGGGGCGCGTTTCCAGCCGCTACAGCATTCAGATGACGCGCCCCATCCTGGGCGAGCATGGCCGCTTTGAGGGCGTACTGGTCATTTCACTCAGTCCCGACTACTTCAAACAATTTATTGAATCTGTTGACCTAGGCGCACGTGGCTCTATCGGGCTGGTCGGAACGGATGGTATTTTCCGAGTACGCGGAAGCGCCGGGAAACTGGATGCCAAGGCTATCGGCACTGCGGTACCGTCTGATCGTCCGTTTTTGCGCCCAAATGCTCCTCCGCAAGGGAGCTTTGAAACGAAAAGTACGATCGATGGAATCGACCGGCTGGTGACGTATCGACGCCTGGATGGCTATCCGATGGTCGTGTCGATCACCCAACCGGTCGAAGACATTTTCGCAGCGCATGAACAGCGCTGGTTCCGGTACCGCCTCGTCGCAGGTGTCATCTCGCTACTGATGGTATTGGGCGGCGCGTTACTGGCGCGAGCCCTGCACGTACAAGGTCAATTCCGCAGCCGATTACTGTTCGTCAACAACAGCTTGCGCACTCTGAACGATATCACCATCCAGTCGAGCGATACCCTCCAAGAGCGACTACAGAAAGCACTGGAACTCGGATGCCGCCACCTAGGGGTTGAATTTGGCATTGTCAGCCATGTGATTGGAGACCGCTACCATGTTGAAAGCTGCTGTGCGCCGCCGTCTGCCAACCTGAAGGCGGGCGATGAATTCGAGCTTGCGCAGACCTACTGTGCAATGACGCTTAATCGCTCCGACGTGGTGGCGATCCACCATATGAGCGATTCCGAATATGCCGGCCACCCCTGTTTCGACGCCTTCAAACTGGAGTGTTATATCGGCGCCCCGGTTTGGGTCGGTGGCGAACTCTATGGTACCGTCAATTTTTCTTCTACCAGACCCTATGGCCGAACGTTCGATCGCAGCGATATCGAGTTCGTGCGGTTGTTGGGGCGCTGGGTGGGCATCGCAATTGCCGAGGAAAGATCGCTCACCAAGCTGAGAGCACTAGCGACAACGGACGAGCTGACGGGCGTGATGCGTCGTGGCCACTTTACAGAGATCGCTGAGAAAGAATTCAGTCGGACGAGGCGCTATGGATGCCAACTGTCAATGCTCCTGATTGACCTCGACTACTTTAAACGCATCAATGACAGCTTCGGCCACTACAGTGGCGATGAAACACTGAAGCGCGTCGCCATTGTTTTTCAGCAGGTGCTCAGGAGCTGTGATATTCTCGGCCGCCTTGGCGGGGAGGAGTTCGCCGTTCTGTTGCCCAACACTCCTGAATCCGAAGCGCAAGAGGTGGCAGAGCGACTACGCCGCGAAGTCGAAAAGAGCACGATTCAAACGCTAAACGGACAGATTCACTTAACTGTTAGTATAGGTGTTGCGGAACTTGCGGCCGAGGATGACTTCACGACCATCTACAATCGCTGTGATGCCGCACTTTATGAAGCGAAGCGCCGGGGCAGAAACTGCGTTGTGGCAAGTAGTGTATTTCCGTAA
- a CDS encoding SDR family NAD(P)-dependent oxidoreductase, translating into MSTKFSNQVAVITGGSTGIGLAIAKAALAEGAKRVYITGRSAKSLDAAVTTLGTAAVAIVSDVAQQADLNKLKSEIESRGDQVDALFANAGIAETNELGTTSEDEFAKSFDINVKGVFFTVQTLLPLLKEGSSVVLTASIVANKGMPNLSLYSASKAAVRSFARSWANDLKTHKIRVNALSPGYTRTPIMENGLKLSAEQIVALQEQAKETVPLGYVAQPDEIASAALFLASSEASYINGVELTVDGGLTQI; encoded by the coding sequence ATGTCGACGAAATTCAGCAATCAAGTGGCTGTCATCACCGGCGGCTCGACCGGTATCGGTCTGGCCATCGCCAAAGCCGCGCTCGCCGAGGGAGCCAAGCGGGTCTATATCACCGGCCGCTCAGCCAAGAGCCTGGATGCCGCAGTCACCACGCTGGGAACGGCTGCGGTGGCCATAGTGTCCGATGTGGCGCAGCAGGCCGATCTGAACAAGCTCAAAAGCGAGATCGAAAGCCGCGGTGATCAAGTGGATGCGCTGTTCGCCAATGCCGGCATCGCGGAAACGAATGAATTGGGAACGACGAGCGAGGATGAATTCGCCAAGAGCTTCGATATCAACGTGAAGGGCGTCTTCTTCACCGTGCAAACGCTGCTCCCCTTGCTGAAAGAGGGTAGCTCCGTGGTGCTGACGGCTTCCATCGTTGCCAACAAGGGGATGCCGAATTTGAGCCTGTACAGCGCCTCGAAAGCTGCAGTACGTTCTTTCGCGCGTTCGTGGGCGAACGATCTCAAGACCCACAAAATCCGGGTCAATGCCCTCAGCCCGGGCTACACCCGCACACCCATCATGGAAAACGGCCTGAAACTGAGTGCCGAACAGATCGTCGCGCTGCAGGAGCAGGCCAAGGAAACGGTGCCCTTGGGTTATGTGGCGCAGCCGGATGAGATCGCCAGCGCGGCGTTGTTTCTGGCCTCGAGTGAAGCAAGCTACATCAATGGAGTGGAGTTGACGGTGGATGGAGGCCTCACCCAGATTTGA
- a CDS encoding LysR substrate-binding domain-containing protein, translating into MDLLESMKVYVLAVEKGSLSAAAAASGISATMAGNHLRALELRLGVQLLNRTTRRQHLTAFGEDYYQRCKEILRLVDDSDTQAQRLQMAPVGKLRVTAPVTFGSEALMPALSVYLERYPEVSVDVSLNDRVVDLVEEGFEAAIRIGNLPDSALIAKPLAPYRLMICASPDYLARRGMPERPEDLSRHECLSFSPAAMTHWRLNGEDGGYRIPVSGRLQANHGQALRVAALYGLGIVLQPAILLEADVRAGRLVQLLPNYELPSRSMSVVYLPDRYLLPKLRSFVDFLVERFG; encoded by the coding sequence ATGGATTTACTGGAGAGCATGAAGGTGTATGTCCTGGCGGTGGAGAAAGGCAGCCTCAGCGCTGCCGCTGCGGCCAGCGGCATTTCTGCAACGATGGCGGGCAATCACCTGCGGGCGCTGGAGCTACGCCTGGGCGTGCAATTGCTCAACCGGACGACACGGCGCCAGCACCTGACGGCGTTCGGCGAGGACTACTACCAGCGTTGCAAGGAGATTCTCCGGCTAGTGGACGACAGCGATACGCAGGCGCAGCGCCTGCAGATGGCCCCCGTGGGTAAGTTGCGCGTCACCGCCCCGGTCACCTTCGGCAGCGAAGCGCTGATGCCGGCGCTATCGGTGTATCTGGAGCGCTACCCCGAGGTCAGCGTCGACGTGTCCTTGAACGACCGAGTGGTGGATCTGGTGGAAGAAGGCTTCGAGGCGGCCATCCGTATCGGCAATTTGCCGGATTCGGCCTTGATCGCCAAGCCGCTGGCACCTTATCGTTTGATGATCTGCGCATCGCCCGACTATCTGGCGCGCAGGGGGATGCCGGAGCGGCCCGAAGACTTGTCCCGGCACGAATGCCTCTCCTTCAGCCCGGCGGCGATGACGCATTGGCGTTTGAATGGCGAAGATGGCGGGTATCGCATACCGGTGTCCGGACGACTACAAGCAAATCACGGGCAAGCACTGCGGGTTGCCGCCTTATACGGGCTAGGCATCGTCCTGCAACCGGCGATCCTGCTGGAGGCCGATGTGCGGGCAGGGCGCTTGGTGCAGCTGCTTCCCAACTATGAACTGCCGAGCAGATCGATGAGCGTGGTCTATCTGCCGGACCGGTATCTCTTGCCCAAGCTGCGCAGCTTTGTGGATTTTCTGGTGGAGCGGTTTGGCTGA
- a CDS encoding DUF1484 family protein, whose translation MNSTIPTLAPNDGALAVAQLQDTLRQLRQLCSAHPELNTVDALLARLEANGHDIDTILSAGLQELHAVHEGLSTALMLLDHAGEVALPGNGLYSLLQPLNQRFQQALMRVNDLI comes from the coding sequence ATGAACTCCACCATCCCCACCCTCGCCCCGAACGACGGTGCGCTGGCTGTAGCCCAGTTGCAAGACACGCTGCGGCAATTGCGACAGTTGTGTAGTGCTCACCCGGAACTGAACACGGTCGATGCGTTGCTGGCCCGGCTGGAAGCCAACGGCCACGACATCGACACCATCCTCAGCGCCGGCCTGCAGGAATTGCATGCCGTCCATGAGGGTCTGAGCACCGCACTGATGCTGCTCGACCACGCCGGCGAGGTCGCCCTGCCCGGTAACGGCTTGTACAGCTTGCTACAACCGCTGAACCAGCGCTTCCAGCAGGCGCTGATGCGGGTGAATGATTTGATTTGA
- a CDS encoding DUF2867 domain-containing protein, translated as MSTRPFETCAPSNSLIEKLVPSSYFHDAWSVEAGDLSLSALGQFLKALSQTPSWVNTCMALRNGAVSLLGLKDLGLLDNVDKLKSDSEYQPGERVGIFTLFENTFSEVLLGDKDKHLNVTLSVHRTSAEQTGKVLVTVTTVVQVNNLLGQAYMAVVKPMHRLIAPSVLAAVARTE; from the coding sequence ATGAGCACTCGTCCGTTTGAAACTTGCGCACCATCGAACAGCCTCATCGAAAAATTGGTTCCCAGTTCTTATTTTCATGATGCCTGGTCTGTAGAGGCGGGTGATCTGTCGCTCTCAGCACTGGGGCAGTTTCTTAAAGCGCTATCGCAAACACCCTCTTGGGTAAACACATGCATGGCGCTGCGCAATGGTGCAGTGTCACTCCTTGGGCTCAAGGATTTAGGCTTGCTCGATAATGTGGACAAGTTGAAAAGTGATTCCGAGTACCAGCCGGGTGAGCGTGTCGGCATCTTTACTCTCTTCGAAAATACTTTCAGCGAAGTGCTTCTCGGTGACAAAGACAAGCATTTGAATGTAACACTGTCAGTGCATCGGACGTCAGCAGAGCAGACTGGAAAAGTGCTCGTCACGGTCACCACTGTCGTCCAGGTCAATAATCTCCTCGGTCAAGCATATATGGCGGTTGTTAAACCGATGCATCGCCTCATTGCACCTTCAGTTTTGGCTGCAGTAGCAAGAACCGAGTGA
- a CDS encoding DKNYY domain-containing protein produces the protein MRWRYFIPCAPDWPVKERGNLPHLTPFLQTCLPLHLLPESALVTACTGYQKSGNGVVYKSWNEAWGSSSFIVKGADATSFQSLKGPYAKDKDHVYFRGSPIVGAKPSTFVALSETYAKDSEHAYFEAVVITHANPASFVASSDLNYAKDENDVYILGRPIEACDPQSFRWLKDDWQIDSKCAYRRAKKLPGADPRSFSVINYWYAKDKHQVYSSIRAVIEGADAGTFALANGSCEVCARDINRCYSDGKVVSCDSFK, from the coding sequence GTGAGATGGCGGTATTTCATTCCTTGTGCTCCTGACTGGCCGGTCAAAGAGCGGGGGAATTTACCTCATCTCACCCCCTTCCTCCAGACCTGCCTGCCGTTGCACTTACTCCCTGAATCCGCCCTTGTTACAGCCTGCACGGGCTACCAGAAATCTGGAAATGGTGTTGTCTACAAGAGCTGGAACGAAGCTTGGGGCAGCAGTTCATTCATCGTAAAAGGCGCTGATGCCACTTCATTTCAGTCGCTCAAGGGGCCTTACGCAAAAGATAAGGATCACGTGTACTTTCGTGGCAGCCCGATTGTTGGCGCGAAGCCAAGCACCTTTGTTGCGTTGTCAGAGACTTACGCAAAAGATAGCGAACACGCCTATTTCGAGGCAGTCGTAATCACGCATGCAAACCCAGCCTCCTTCGTTGCATCCAGTGATCTGAATTACGCCAAAGACGAAAATGATGTGTACATTTTGGGTCGGCCAATTGAAGCTTGTGATCCGCAATCGTTCCGCTGGCTTAAAGACGATTGGCAAATTGATAGTAAATGTGCCTATCGAAGAGCCAAGAAGCTTCCTGGCGCAGATCCGAGGTCATTCTCTGTTATCAATTATTGGTATGCAAAGGATAAGCACCAAGTCTACTCAAGCATCAGAGCTGTTATTGAAGGGGCAGATGCAGGCACCTTTGCACTTGCTAATGGTTCATGCGAGGTCTGTGCGCGGGACATCAATCGCTGTTACAGCGATGGAAAAGTAGTGTCATGCGATTCATTCAAATAG